The bacterium genome includes a window with the following:
- a CDS encoding tetratricopeptide repeat protein — MMKRVAVFLMAAGFLLAGVPGTPAHQDSKSFLQPKDKVARPAGYDRVIAHLRAWDVAAARRVLEDLRVENPGAPEWDALEGTAAYLEGRYQKSIELLNLALRKRPGDREWLELRLHVRQTQSAVAGFNVHRTAHFEIHHDPGVDAILVPYLAEALEAAHEIFPKKLGVSGDDVVRIEIFSDPVRFHKASTLSRRDIEVKGAVGISKFNKLMMISPGALIRGYRWLDTAVHEYVHYLIVRATHNRAPIWLHEGIAHYLEKKWRKSDDHYLTPSERMLLAGARERGTYIPFKKMEPSLIYLESSAQVQLAYAEAATAADFIERRIGPRGLARLLRAIRDEKPKAASPPGQAGRGSLVELESSGAAQSAESGLHALFRVGLAGFEKIWRKDLENMPLKVPAGVQVHQFLLKPTGPVDESASEMAALQSATARRRMRLGDRLLFGGRLRAAWTEYGRALEDEPNSPVLLNRLARVALRLEAPDEALPYILRARRIDPDGGATYIHLGIAHEMRKDFPAARDAWKEAIQINPFHPLPHERLAFIYAREGRKKEAEQERKVFQSLRN, encoded by the coding sequence CCGGCGTCCCGGGGACTCCTGCGCACCAGGATTCGAAATCTTTTCTTCAGCCCAAGGACAAGGTCGCCCGGCCCGCGGGCTACGACCGGGTGATCGCCCATCTTCGCGCGTGGGATGTGGCTGCGGCGCGCCGCGTGCTCGAGGACCTTCGGGTGGAGAATCCGGGGGCGCCGGAGTGGGATGCGCTCGAGGGAACAGCGGCGTATCTGGAGGGGCGCTATCAAAAATCGATCGAGCTGCTGAACCTCGCGCTGCGGAAAAGGCCCGGCGACCGGGAATGGCTCGAGCTTCGCCTTCATGTGCGTCAGACGCAATCGGCGGTGGCCGGATTCAATGTGCACCGGACGGCCCATTTCGAGATTCACCACGATCCGGGGGTGGACGCCATTCTCGTCCCCTATCTGGCCGAGGCGCTCGAGGCGGCCCATGAGATTTTCCCGAAAAAGCTGGGCGTCTCTGGCGACGATGTTGTCCGGATCGAAATTTTTTCCGACCCCGTCCGCTTCCACAAGGCCTCGACCCTCTCCCGGCGAGACATTGAGGTCAAAGGTGCGGTCGGCATCTCCAAATTCAACAAGCTGATGATGATTTCGCCGGGCGCCCTCATCCGGGGCTACCGCTGGCTCGACACGGCGGTGCACGAGTATGTCCACTACCTCATCGTGCGGGCCACCCACAACCGGGCGCCGATCTGGCTGCACGAGGGAATCGCGCATTATCTCGAGAAGAAATGGCGCAAGAGCGATGATCATTACCTGACGCCCTCAGAGCGCATGCTCCTCGCCGGGGCCCGGGAGCGAGGGACGTACATCCCCTTCAAGAAGATGGAACCCAGCCTGATCTACCTCGAATCCTCCGCCCAGGTGCAGCTCGCCTACGCCGAGGCGGCGACAGCAGCCGATTTCATCGAGCGGCGCATCGGGCCCCGGGGCCTGGCCCGCCTCCTGCGCGCGATTCGGGACGAGAAGCCCAAGGCCGCGTCTCCTCCTGGTCAGGCTGGCAGAGGCAGCCTGGTCGAACTTGAATCCAGCGGCGCGGCCCAGAGCGCCGAGAGCGGCCTGCATGCACTTTTCCGGGTTGGGTTGGCGGGATTCGAGAAAATCTGGCGGAAGGATCTCGAAAATATGCCGCTAAAAGTCCCGGCCGGCGTCCAGGTCCACCAGTTTCTGCTCAAGCCCACCGGCCCGGTGGATGAGAGCGCCAGCGAGATGGCGGCGCTCCAGAGTGCCACCGCGCGGCGGCGGATGCGCCTGGGCGATCGCCTCCTCTTCGGAGGGCGCCTGCGGGCGGCCTGGACAGAGTATGGCCGCGCGCTGGAGGATGAGCCGAACTCGCCGGTTCTCCTGAACCGGCTGGCGCGCGTCGCACTCCGCCTCGAGGCGCCCGATGAGGCGCTTCCGTACATTTTGCGCGCCCGGCGGATCGATCCCGATGGCGGGGCGACATACATTCATCTGGGGATCGCCCACGAGATGCGGAAGGATTTTCCGGCCGCCCGGGATGCCTGGAAGGAAGCCATTCAGATCAATCCGTTCCATCCGCTCCCCCACGAGCGCCTGGCTTTCATTTATGCCCGGGAAGGCAGGAAAAAAGAGGCGGAGCAGGAGAGGAAAGTATTTCAAAGCTTGCGGAACTGA
- a CDS encoding AAA family ATPase — MTENLNDSKAEILDEADIARARDVGLKRARALEEIHKVIIGQKDVLELIMVALLSRGHCLLVGVPGLAKTLLIRTLSEVLQLQFSRIQFTPDLMPSDITGTDVLDETLEGKRAFRFIQGPLFSQILLADEINRTPPKTQAALLQAMQEYRVTAGGTTHELQRPFFVLATQNPVEAEGTYPLPEAQLDRFMFEIDVDYPNFEEEKEIVSQTTSDYVPVLEKVLNSEQILSFQDLVRRVPAAPYVIDYAVSLA; from the coding sequence ATGACTGAAAACCTGAACGATTCGAAGGCAGAAATTCTGGACGAGGCGGACATCGCGCGCGCGCGCGATGTTGGTCTCAAGCGCGCGCGCGCGCTCGAGGAAATCCACAAGGTCATCATCGGTCAGAAAGATGTTCTCGAACTGATCATGGTGGCGTTGCTCTCGCGGGGACACTGCCTGCTGGTCGGCGTGCCGGGGCTGGCCAAGACCCTTCTGATCCGCACCTTGTCGGAAGTGCTCCAACTGCAGTTCAGCCGGATACAATTTACTCCCGACCTCATGCCATCGGACATTACGGGGACGGACGTTCTCGATGAAACGCTCGAGGGAAAGCGCGCCTTCCGCTTCATCCAGGGGCCGCTGTTCAGCCAGATCCTGCTGGCGGATGAGATCAACCGCACCCCGCCCAAGACGCAGGCGGCGCTGCTGCAGGCGATGCAGGAGTACCGCGTCACGGCCGGCGGAACGACCCATGAGCTCCAGCGGCCGTTTTTCGTCCTCGCCACCCAGAACCCGGTCGAGGCCGAGGGGACCTACCCCCTGCCAGAGGCCCAGCTCGATCGCTTCATGTTCGAGATCGACGTGGACTACCCCAATTTCGAGGAAGAGAAGGAGATTGTCTCCCAGACCACCTCAGACTACGTTCCGGTTCTGGAAAAGGTGCTCAATAGCGAGCAGATTCTCTCGTTTCAGGATTTGGTCCGGCGCGTTCCGGCGGCCCCCTATGTGATTGACTATGCCGTTTCGCTGGC